The Dermacentor andersoni chromosome 1, qqDerAnde1_hic_scaffold, whole genome shotgun sequence genomic interval ttcccctCGCTTATATAGTATACGCATTTTTATGTTGCGCCACGAACGTGATCCCCGTGCGAAGATTCTTGTTTTTCACTGAGCGCTCGACTTTCAAACGCcacgtagaaaaaaagaaaagaaaacgtgctcttccatttctttttcttccacctcctcctcctccttccaccTCGTCCTCCTCCCGGCGTGTTTCGACAACATTTCATTCTCCTCGCCAGTATAACCTGCGCTCTCTGCACTTTTTGCATCTCTCTTGGCGCCGCCCTTCTCCTTCGGAGGCCCTCCGGGAACCCAGCGAGTTCCGTGCCGCAGATTGCGTTTGGTTGGCTGCTTATTTGGCGCCGCCGCTAGTACCGCGCGATATCGGCCGACAGCCAAGCAAACACAAGCTCCGCCAGCTGAGAAACCACCGCCCGATCCGTGGCGTCGCTCCCGGCGGGGCCGCGGCTTCACTGTGGTTAGCCGCGCGCGCCTCACGCCGCAGTCGGGTGACGTGCGCGCTCCGGCCGAAAAGATAAATGCGGCGCTATTTGAGGCAGTTTCGCGCTTCGCATCCGCGTTTTCTCCGCCGCTGCTCACGCATGTCCGCCGCGATGAGAATCGTCCCTCTTTGCCGATATTTTCCCCGCTACCCTGGTTCTTGCTCTTctgttttctttactttcttttcgGTCCTGATGCCAGGGTGCCTCCTGTGATCGCCagcttctctccctctcttctctcTTTTTATTCGCCCTGCGGTCGTTTCTCCTACGCCACACACCTATAGCAACGCCACCGCTGATATCCTTTGCCAAACTTCCGAAGCATTACTACCACTAGCCTTTTTCttccccccaccccacccccttcACGCTCCTTTTCACCCGATAATGCCGGTGACGGTATGCGAATAGAGAAAACGTGCGGGTAGCGAGGAGAATGAAGTCCAATTACTCGCACTTGGATGAGCGCCGAATTCACATAACTTGTTCTCTTTGAGTTGTGCCACGACCCCCATTTGGGTCCCTTTTGAAAGAGAAAGTGCATCGATTTCCTAACCCGGGTTGTGCGCACACGTGCAGCATCCCCACAGGCGTCGCCAGCAACGTTTCCTTGGCATAGCATCAAGAATACGCCTGTTAGTGGAAGAAGTTGTACTGCAAGACCCATCGCATTATAACTTGTTCCGGATTCAGGCACATCATATTTACTTGCATTATATTCGGGTACTAAACAAAGCCTTTAGGGTTTGAAGTGTTCTTTGGAAACATGCGACCAAAAACAAATCTTATTATCGTATTATAACACGCATGATATATACTGTGGCTTAGACCACGAGTGATTAACTATAACAGAATACATTTAAGGAGACAAAAGGTGCCCAATGGCTTCCCTAATTTGTGCATTGTCGTCGCCGCTGGGCTGACGCCTTCCTCAGTCAGTCAGTTAGCTTGTTGCCCCATGGcaatatttttacagcgaagctgtacgtGGCTAGGATTtcgggatttcttcgtggcgcaacgtcgacagaaaactatcatcatccatggctcatacccccatatgcaatggctcatacccccgtaaggcagaggctacagaTAGAGAGATAACTTaagtgaaagaaggcagagaggtcggcctgagctaaggtgctctagcctgctactcagaggctacaagcactcaacaaagtgaagcgaacggtGCATGCATTCTgtggaatcacgcatgcaacatacagaacaaGGTACATTTCAATGAAGAACAAGCTCGAAACAAGCATCTCATCCACATaactgatgataaggcgctcctgcgcaTGCATGCAGTGCAAAGCACGTAGCGCTTCCCGCATACGATTACCGGTTAGGATTACTGCTACGCAAGCTGGCAGCGGCGACGGCAGTTTGACGGTATCATACGAAGCAGGGAgcgacgtaactacactttcgtacgtagaAGAAGAACCCGCCTGGCAGCTGATTTGTTTTGTGACAGTGCTATAGGGGGaggccacgtatagtgaggactcctgtggagcagcgtgcatacgaggcgcggcgaatttttcttctttctggtcCACTCTtcgtaggtgcacgaagtagcgctGCAGGCCGAGTCGCAGGCCGTCGGAATGTTCTAGGCTAATAATTAGgcaaagtgcatgtgaatgtcgccaccTGAATAATTTCcacctacgtcgcaatgggtactCGTTCTAGccgtcgtttacagcttcgctgtccaaccaccttcacagcgtggattggagaccattTTTGTAACTTTGCGGCCCAGGAATTGCCCGTCGTGTTATACTGGCCTCAATATCATATGCGAGAATTTACTGTATTCTATTCtcgaaagaaagaataaaacagTTCAATACCTTTCTTTAATCAAGCCACGTAAGCGTAACGGCTAGCACGTTTCAGGAGAACTTCCATTTGGACAGTGCCATATTAGCATGCCTGCACTACGCTTCCCGCTCACGTGACAACAAGCATACCCACCCGAATCTCTCGCGCCAATCGCTgaacgggaagaaaaaaaaaagtatgttgtGAGGCGCAGGACCGACCGACAGTGCTTGAATGAATCGTTGGTAAGCGTTTCGCACACCGTGCGGCGTGACACCACTTTTGGCGGCTGCATGCTGACGCGTGTCTTTTTCTCCTTTCCGCAGAGGCGGCGCAGCCGGCGCAAGAGCCTGTGCGAGTTCCGCGAGATCATGCGGGACAACTACTCCACCTTCCAGTCGGTGTACAACGACAACTGGTACATCGGCTTCAACAGCACGGGCAAGCCGATGCGGGGCCGCAAGGTGCGCCCGCGCAGGTGGTTCCCGTTCATGTTCCTCAAGCGCCGATGCAAGGACGGCCCGCTGTCGCCTTTCGACAAGGTGCCGCAGGACGAGTGGCTCAAGTTGCTCAACGAGACGAGAACCGACAAGAGCTGACGCCGGCAGGCCGCGCCACGGTTTCCCTTCTGGTCCACGCCGCTCTCTCCGGCCTGAACTCGGACAAACCATCATCGACCTGTATATACGCATCCCTCCTTCAGTGTCCAACGATCCTTTCGTGCTGAGTccgactctcttttttttttttgctagcatttttttctttttattattattattaatattattattattattacggcgCTGATGAATTAAGCGCGCGCTGTGTCCGCTGCGTGCCGTGCAACGCAGCTGCACGAATCCCGTGGATGTCACTCGCCTCTGAGCGAGCGGCTCTCCGCTCTCCCTCGGCCTAGTTGATGTGGCCCACCACGTTGTTACAAGTAGGAACGTTGTGCGCAAACGAGGAACGAGTGGCATCGTCTTCTCATGTCCCGATCAACTCCCGTGTTGTGTGCGTGCTCGCACGACGAGGTTTGCGCCGGGCCCCCTCTGAGCGATTTCAGACGAGAGCGATTTCACTCTCGCGCTCGTCGTCCCAGTCACGCCTGCGCATACCCGAGCTGCGCGCATACTAATGCTGCGTATGGCGGGAAAGTGAACTTCCACCAGGTGCTGCGGTCGCTACGGCGCTGACACTTCGCATGTCGCTTCCTCACCAAAGAGAGCGAACATGTCGCAGCACTTGCGTAGAGCCCGTTCTCTATACTGTATACGGCGAATACGGAGCGAagaaatgaaagcaaaaaaaaaatttcgcccgAGGCTCGCGAGTTCCAGGGACGGCCAAACAACTTCGTGCGAGCGAAAGCCCCCCCCTCGCTATTTAGTGCAAGGTATACGCGTACTCTTCTTTTATTTATAATTTTAGTGAAGGGTGTTCTGCACAAAGAAAGAGAATGGCACCTTTTTGGCGTGTCCTATTCTGTGGTGTTGAAGTTGTCGCTACACACGGCACCAATCATACGTTGTCAAGAGCACAATTTCGATGCACACATGTCTCCTCTCGGCCTTTGTCGGCTCGTCACGAGCCTCTTGTTTCGCTCTCGTGGGGTTCACATTTTGTCGTGCGTGAACGATTTAGGTCCGCGCTTGGAACGAGAGTCGTTCTACGATTTCCAGAATTGGCCACTGAGTAACAATTAGTGCACTGGACGACTGTGATTGGGACATGCAAACTCGCAATGTTTTCGAGCGAGGTGTGCGTGCACGTAGTTATACATAAGGACGTCTATCGCCTGGCCCATCGGTAGGTTTCTCGCTTCCTTGTTTCGCCTTCGTTGGGGCCTTAGTTCTGCTTGGTGCAGCTCACGACCAAATTTTtgttccacattttttttttttccgcaacggGTTTTCCAGGGTTGccgcgtgcgcgctggtgtcaaTCATTCCCTTCACCTCAGGTGCTTTTCAGAATACTAATGAATtgtatatatgtacacatacGCAGTATTTATTTCGAGTACATTGTAAAAAGAAAATGTATGTGAAGGAAGAGACATACTGCCGCAGCAGTTTGCTGGCTTTTCTTTAGGTTGTCGTTGTTGTGTTTGACcacgttgcatttttttttctctcttattaGCGTTGTTGTTTCATTGTATGCCGCTCTTTATTTCTTCGCATTCttgaacattttcttttaatCAAATCAAAGCCATATGTGAACATTTTTGTGGCCATACGCGTCTCTGACATTCTTTTGCCATTCCTATATACGTAACCAAACTCGAGTTTGGTTCATTCATACGAAGATTGTGTTAGACTTGTTCTTATTGATGTTGCTCTAATCACTGTAGCAAAATTCATCTTCAGACTTTGTTGCTTGCTATGAATAACATTTTTTACACTACACATCACATTTCGTATCCGAGTTTGTTTCAACAGTGCACGCAACCAACGGAAGGAAAAAAATATGTAGAACAAGCGGACAATGCTTCTACCATTGAATAATTAATCGTTATTTTACTTgtttacgaaaaaaaaacgttgttcTGCATTTAATATGCAGCTTTTAATTGGCTTTGTATTAAGCTTTTTGTATTCAGTACGACAACTGCGGCTCGTTCATTGCTTTTCTTTTGCGCTCCGAGCTCAattctgtcaatttttttttttttgttttaccgtTTCGCTCTGGCTTGCTGCCTCCGATTTTAGCTCGAACGCCATCGTCACTTCTTGTCATTACTCATCGTCTTCTCTCCTCCGTGGGTTTCTCGCAGACGGGGCGTCAATAATAACGCGGATCGTCGCTGCTGCATTGAAACATGCTCTTTAAAACGCCGCACTTCGCGGTATCACAGGATCGCCAACACAACGCATCGCTTGCAGCTTTCCATACGAGGAGCCGGCCTTGCAGTTGCAAGCGCGGCACTGTGTGTACTCAACGTATCAAAGTGCCATCATGTCACTGTACGCCATCCACTTCAACCGCATCGCGCTCATAACTCTCTGAGCTGGGCTCGTTACTGTAAGAACTGCCGGGCACCTCCTGTTCGTCCCTTACGCGGGTCCAAACGCAAAAGGAACACATTTTTCTCGTCGTCTTTCTTGGGCGCTAGAAAGTTATGATGGCGGCTATTCATTTGATCGCCGCAGAATTTTGTCCAGATGGTTTCAATTTATACACACAGAATGCTCT includes:
- the LOC126544996 gene encoding fibroblast growth factor 17-like isoform X2; translated protein: MVKCQGFNFKNKHGNLGSDVQGGRSIQIELVLYNRCSRGNIQLEGKKVTAAPGNSSSKLVLSSVGMGSKLTIHSNGTFLCFNKGGRLVNKRRRSRRKSLCEFREIMRDNYSTFQSVYNDNWYIGFNSTGKPMRGRKVRPRRWFPFMFLKRRCKDGPLSPFDKVPQDEWLKLLNETRTDKS